A single genomic interval of Aegicerativicinus sediminis harbors:
- a CDS encoding NAD-dependent epimerase/dehydratase family protein, whose amino-acid sequence MSSKILIIGACGQIGSELTARLRSIYGIENVIASDISYNNSEVVNSGLFQILDANNYTEVKKCVDRNKIHTVYLMAAMLSAVGEKYPMKAWDLNMNTLFHVLNLAKEGFIKKVFWPSSIAVFGPTTPKENTAQRTIMEPSTVYGITKQVGERWCEYYFNNYNVDVRSLRYPGLISYKTKPGGGTTDYAVEIYYEALKTGQYECFLSKDTRLPMMYMDDAIEGTLQLMDAPAEKIKIRSSYNLGAVDFTPEEIAATITENLPDFKISYNPDFRQAIADSWPQSIDDSIARQDWDWKPKFTLKQITDVMLTNIKID is encoded by the coding sequence ATGTCTTCAAAAATTCTCATTATTGGTGCCTGTGGACAAATAGGCTCAGAACTTACCGCTAGATTAAGGTCGATTTATGGTATTGAAAATGTTATTGCTAGTGATATAAGCTATAATAATTCTGAAGTGGTAAACTCAGGTTTGTTTCAAATTCTAGATGCGAACAATTACACCGAAGTAAAAAAATGTGTGGACAGAAATAAAATCCATACGGTCTACTTAATGGCAGCAATGTTAAGTGCTGTAGGTGAAAAATATCCAATGAAGGCTTGGGATTTAAATATGAACACCTTGTTCCATGTACTTAATCTTGCCAAGGAGGGGTTTATTAAAAAGGTGTTTTGGCCATCGAGTATAGCCGTTTTTGGCCCAACTACCCCTAAAGAAAATACCGCCCAAAGAACCATAATGGAACCCTCAACAGTTTATGGCATAACAAAACAAGTTGGAGAAAGATGGTGCGAATACTATTTCAACAATTATAATGTTGACGTAAGAAGTTTGAGATATCCTGGTTTGATTAGTTATAAAACAAAACCAGGAGGAGGAACAACCGATTATGCTGTTGAGATTTATTATGAAGCATTAAAAACAGGGCAGTACGAATGTTTTCTATCCAAAGACACCCGCCTTCCTATGATGTATATGGATGATGCTATAGAAGGCACACTACAATTAATGGATGCACCTGCCGAAAAAATCAAAATTAGATCATCTTATAATTTAGGTGCTGTAGACTTTACTCCTGAAGAAATAGCAGCTACAATAACTGAAAACCTTCCAGATTTTAAAATTTCATACAATCCAGATTTCCGCCAGGCAATAGCAGATTCTTGGCCGCAGAGCATTGATGATTCAATTGCAAGACAAGACTGGGACTGGAAGCCAAAATTTACCCTAAAACAAATAACGGACGTGATGTTAACAAACATCAAAATCGATTAA
- a CDS encoding M13 family metallopeptidase, which produces MKLNRITVPMVAVLLMGLSSCKEEKKEQAIDNNKEIESALDIKNLDTTVKPADDFYKYVNGTWLATEQIPGDRSSWGSFQALAQKTDEDALGILKQAMNDDPDLRTIKIVPGSDQEKAVFLYETIVDTVTRQEQGIEPIRPILNSIEKLKNIQDLQAYLIEMEPKGPSALFGFGVGADAKDSNMNIGYISPGGLGLPEKDYYTKEDDKSVEIREKYVDHVSRMLQFIGESQDDAIKDAKSVLAFETKLAKAQMDKEERRNPEKRYNPTSISDLQKIVTNIEWNEYFQGLGISEIDTVVVTDPGYFKALDKVLTIGNISTWQTYLRWHTIDNAANKLSPEIEKANWDFFSKELNGTKEQRPIEERALQTLNWSIGEALGKLYVDQKFPPAAKEKAEKMIENVILAYENRIQQLDWMSEQTKKQAIEKLKATKIKVGYPDTWKDYSDLEVMDPENGGSYYQNMLNVSEWNFKDQIGDLGKPVDKSEWFMAPQIVNAYFNPSYNEIVFPAAILQPPYYNYKADDAVNYGGMGAVIGHEISHSFDDQGAKFDKDGNLKNWWTESDYERFKELGEALARQYDSLEVLPNVNVNGAFTLGENIGDLGGLNAAYDALQMSLEKNGRPSEIDGLTPEQRFFMNWATVWRTLSTDEYLNNQVKTDPHSPGMFRAIQPLRNIDAFYEAFNIQEGDAMFLPPDERVRIW; this is translated from the coding sequence ATGAAATTAAATAGAATTACCGTTCCCATGGTGGCCGTGCTGCTTATGGGACTTTCCTCTTGCAAGGAAGAAAAAAAGGAACAGGCTATTGATAATAATAAAGAAATTGAGTCTGCTTTAGATATCAAAAACCTAGATACTACTGTAAAACCAGCTGATGATTTCTATAAATATGTGAATGGAACATGGCTGGCAACAGAGCAGATTCCTGGAGACCGTTCTAGTTGGGGAAGTTTCCAAGCTCTTGCCCAAAAAACAGATGAAGATGCTTTAGGAATTTTAAAGCAAGCTATGAATGATGATCCTGACTTAAGAACCATTAAAATAGTTCCTGGATCAGATCAAGAGAAGGCGGTATTCCTTTATGAAACAATCGTTGATACAGTTACTAGACAGGAGCAGGGAATAGAACCTATAAGGCCTATTTTAAACAGTATTGAAAAATTAAAAAACATTCAGGATCTTCAAGCCTATCTTATTGAAATGGAGCCAAAAGGACCTAGCGCTTTGTTTGGTTTCGGAGTAGGAGCAGATGCAAAGGACAGTAACATGAACATCGGGTATATTTCTCCTGGCGGTTTAGGCTTGCCAGAAAAGGATTATTATACCAAAGAGGATGATAAGTCAGTTGAAATTAGAGAAAAGTATGTTGACCATGTTTCTCGTATGTTGCAATTTATTGGAGAATCGCAAGATGATGCAATAAAAGATGCTAAATCTGTTTTGGCTTTTGAAACCAAGTTGGCAAAGGCGCAGATGGATAAGGAAGAAAGAAGAAATCCTGAAAAGCGTTATAATCCAACCTCGATTTCTGATTTGCAAAAGATTGTAACAAACATTGAATGGAATGAATATTTCCAAGGATTGGGAATATCTGAAATAGATACCGTTGTTGTAACAGATCCAGGTTATTTTAAAGCTTTAGATAAAGTTTTGACAATAGGTAATATCTCAACTTGGCAAACTTATCTTAGATGGCATACCATTGATAATGCTGCCAACAAACTTTCACCAGAAATTGAAAAGGCAAATTGGGATTTTTTCAGTAAAGAACTCAACGGAACAAAAGAACAACGTCCAATAGAGGAACGTGCGTTACAGACTCTTAATTGGTCTATTGGGGAAGCGTTAGGGAAACTTTATGTAGATCAAAAATTTCCTCCTGCTGCTAAGGAGAAAGCTGAAAAGATGATTGAAAATGTCATCTTGGCGTATGAAAATCGCATTCAACAATTGGATTGGATGAGTGAGCAAACAAAAAAGCAAGCCATTGAAAAGCTTAAAGCCACCAAGATCAAAGTGGGTTATCCTGACACTTGGAAAGATTATTCAGATTTGGAGGTGATGGATCCAGAAAATGGCGGTAGTTACTACCAAAATATGCTAAATGTTAGCGAATGGAACTTTAAAGATCAAATTGGTGATTTAGGGAAACCAGTTGATAAAAGCGAGTGGTTTATGGCTCCTCAAATTGTTAATGCATATTTCAACCCTTCCTATAATGAAATAGTTTTTCCAGCTGCAATACTTCAACCCCCTTACTATAATTACAAAGCTGATGACGCTGTAAATTATGGGGGAATGGGAGCTGTTATTGGACATGAAATTTCGCATAGTTTTGATGACCAAGGTGCAAAATTCGATAAAGATGGGAATTTAAAAAATTGGTGGACCGAAAGCGATTACGAAAGGTTCAAAGAATTGGGTGAAGCTTTGGCGAGACAGTATGATTCTTTGGAAGTTTTACCAAATGTGAATGTGAATGGAGCATTTACTTTGGGAGAGAATATTGGTGATCTGGGAGGCCTAAATGCTGCTTATGATGCACTGCAAATGAGTTTAGAAAAAAATGGCCGACCTAGTGAAATTGATGGTCTTACACCCGAACAGCGGTTTTTTATGAATTGGGCAACCGTATGGAGAACCTTAAGTACTGATGAATATTTAAATAACCAGGTGAAGACCGATCCTCATTCTCCAGGTATGTTTAGAGCTATACAACCCCTAAGAAATATAGATGCTTTTTACGAAGCATTTAATATCCAAGAGGGTGATGCAATGTTCTTGCCTCCTGATGAGCGTGTAAGAATATGGTAA
- a CDS encoding tetratricopeptide repeat protein → MKKVLLVSLMLIGAIGMTAQDNAQLKKHFEQYYKMMREHGDVQGMINAMTHLEVVSPSQARRDTLAYIYTTEGRYVQALNTIGIDIKPTDTDMNIEVKAIALKAVNQPQRALEQYQELFKRKPAPAIAYELADLKMQTNNVVGAKRDIEYGLANVTADMKRAYFESQQPYEVPLKAGFLYLKGIALFNEDQVGNLDAAIGFMDQALTEAPNFNMARITKDALNAKKNPPKAQPKTNN, encoded by the coding sequence ATGAAAAAAGTTTTGTTAGTAAGCCTGATGTTGATCGGAGCCATTGGTATGACGGCGCAAGACAATGCCCAATTAAAAAAGCATTTTGAGCAATACTATAAAATGATGCGCGAACATGGTGATGTTCAAGGTATGATTAATGCAATGACCCACCTAGAAGTGGTAAGCCCTTCTCAAGCCAGGAGAGATACGCTTGCCTACATTTACACTACCGAAGGACGATATGTTCAAGCCCTTAATACCATAGGTATAGACATTAAACCAACAGATACGGATATGAATATTGAGGTAAAGGCTATTGCATTGAAAGCTGTAAATCAACCTCAGCGGGCCTTAGAACAATATCAGGAATTATTTAAAAGAAAACCAGCTCCAGCCATTGCATACGAATTGGCAGATTTGAAAATGCAAACCAACAATGTAGTCGGTGCTAAAAGGGACATTGAATATGGCTTAGCAAATGTTACCGCAGATATGAAACGCGCCTATTTCGAGTCTCAACAACCTTATGAGGTACCTTTAAAAGCTGGCTTTTTGTACTTAAAAGGAATAGCTCTATTTAATGAAGATCAGGTAGGAAATCTCGATGCAGCAATAGGTTTTATGGATCAAGCTTTAACCGAGGCTCCTAACTTCAACATGGCCAGGATAACTAAGGATGCACTTAACGCAAAAAAGAATCCTCCAAAGGCACAACCTAAAACAAACAATTAA
- a CDS encoding Rossmann-fold NAD(P)-binding domain-containing protein: MKEGISILGCGWLGFPLALTLKNAGYHIKGSKTSENGVAQLNESGIIGYKIEVFENKVIGPFDDFLSNSETLIIDIPPKLRTNPMGDFTKKIKTLLPHIHSSELKNIIFVSSTSVYENGFPFPIYDESSPTKPESKAGKQLLKSEVLLKTQPNLKTTIIRFGGLVANDRHPARILSGKMNVKNPKAPINLIHREDCIGLILKIIGKNAFGYTINAVFPEHPSKSEYYQHICNKMKLPVPQFDFNSVSIGKRINSQLGQELLSFKYKHPIY; this comes from the coding sequence ATGAAAGAAGGAATTAGTATTCTAGGTTGTGGTTGGTTAGGTTTTCCTTTGGCACTTACCCTGAAAAATGCTGGATATCATATCAAGGGATCAAAAACCTCAGAAAATGGGGTCGCTCAATTGAATGAAAGTGGCATAATAGGATATAAAATTGAAGTTTTTGAAAATAAGGTAATCGGCCCATTCGATGATTTTTTATCAAATTCTGAAACATTGATTATTGACATTCCCCCTAAACTTAGAACAAACCCTATGGGTGATTTTACAAAAAAGATTAAAACTCTACTACCACATATACATTCAAGCGAATTAAAGAATATCATTTTCGTGAGTTCAACTTCAGTTTATGAAAATGGATTCCCATTTCCTATATATGACGAATCATCACCAACCAAGCCCGAATCGAAAGCCGGGAAACAACTGCTGAAAAGTGAAGTACTATTAAAAACACAGCCCAATCTGAAAACTACTATAATAAGGTTCGGTGGACTTGTAGCGAATGATCGCCATCCAGCGCGGATATTATCTGGGAAAATGAATGTTAAAAATCCAAAAGCTCCAATTAACCTTATCCACAGAGAAGACTGTATTGGTTTAATCCTAAAAATTATTGGGAAGAATGCATTTGGATATACCATTAATGCTGTCTTCCCAGAACATCCATCAAAAAGTGAATACTATCAACATATTTGTAACAAAATGAAATTACCTGTTCCACAATTCGATTTCAATTCCGTGAGTATAGGAAAAAGAATTAATTCGCAATTGGGACAAGAATTATTGTCTTTTAAATACAAACACCCAATTTATTAA
- a CDS encoding CBS domain-containing protein: MGIKSFIASRKQSKNVSQNVPIKVSDYMTRKLITFRPEQSIEEVIQSLIKHKISGGPVVNERKELIGIISEGDCLKQISDSRYYNMPLEQQNVEHRMVTNVETIDGNMNVFDAANKFLESKIRRFPIVEKGKLVGQISQKDILKAAIKLKGQTWK, from the coding sequence ATGGGCATTAAAAGTTTTATAGCTTCAAGGAAGCAGAGTAAGAACGTTTCCCAAAACGTACCAATTAAAGTGAGTGATTACATGACGCGTAAATTAATTACTTTTCGTCCTGAACAATCTATTGAAGAGGTAATTCAATCCCTTATAAAGCACAAAATTTCTGGTGGTCCTGTTGTAAATGAACGAAAAGAATTAATCGGGATTATTTCAGAAGGCGATTGCCTCAAACAAATTAGCGACAGCCGGTATTACAATATGCCATTAGAGCAACAAAACGTTGAACATCGAATGGTAACTAATGTTGAAACCATAGATGGGAATATGAATGTCTTTGATGCTGCCAATAAATTCCTCGAGTCTAAAATCCGTCGTTTTCCAATAGTAGAAAAGGGTAAATTGGTAGGGCAAATAAGTCAAAAAGACATTTTAAAAGCAGCCATAAAATTAAAAGGGCAAACTTGGAAGTAA
- a CDS encoding class I SAM-dependent methyltransferase → MKLKGIKDHFSELSQGYQKYRPSYPKELFEFIYGHCRYFDKAWDCGTGNGQAAIMLSKKFKEVFATDISQNQLNLATNQDNITYLIQRAESTEFESDYFDLICVAQAVHWFDLDTFNTEAKRVLKPDGTLAIWGYDLIMVNQKIDMIVDQFYNKTVGEYWNKERKSIEKHYEDLDFTFEEIPVKYFFEFKIQWSLDHFIGYISSWSAVKNFKKSNGSDPTIKLRENLSEIWNGERTVIFPIFLRLFKKPY, encoded by the coding sequence TTGAAGTTGAAAGGAATAAAAGACCATTTTTCGGAATTATCGCAGGGATATCAAAAATATAGACCATCCTATCCAAAAGAATTGTTTGAATTTATTTATGGCCATTGCCGATATTTTGACAAAGCTTGGGATTGTGGAACAGGTAATGGACAAGCTGCAATAATGCTCTCAAAAAAATTCAAAGAAGTTTTTGCCACTGACATAAGCCAAAACCAATTAAATCTTGCAACCAATCAAGACAACATAACTTATTTAATTCAACGAGCCGAATCTACCGAATTTGAATCTGATTATTTCGATTTAATTTGTGTAGCACAAGCAGTACATTGGTTTGACTTAGATACCTTTAATACTGAGGCCAAAAGAGTACTTAAACCTGATGGAACCCTTGCAATTTGGGGATATGATCTGATAATGGTAAACCAAAAAATTGACATGATAGTCGACCAATTTTATAATAAAACAGTTGGGGAATATTGGAATAAGGAGCGTAAATCGATAGAAAAACATTACGAGGACTTGGACTTTACATTCGAAGAAATCCCTGTTAAGTATTTCTTTGAATTTAAAATTCAATGGAGTTTAGACCATTTTATTGGTTATATATCCTCTTGGTCGGCAGTGAAAAACTTTAAGAAATCCAACGGATCAGATCCCACCATTAAATTAAGAGAAAACCTATCGGAAATATGGAATGGCGAAAGAACTGTGATTTTCCCAATATTTTTGAGGCTTTTCAAAAAGCCCTATTAG
- a CDS encoding DUF1330 domain-containing protein, with the protein MAVYLLITYDIEDPKSFEPYVPLVVPLLFKHGAEILAADMNPKKIEGDDRGVAVVLKFPNEESAMNWFNDPEYASVKKIRLESTKNNSIYLAQEFIPPNE; encoded by the coding sequence ATGGCTGTATATCTATTGATTACTTATGACATTGAAGACCCCAAAAGTTTCGAACCGTATGTTCCATTGGTAGTACCCCTATTGTTTAAGCATGGTGCAGAAATTTTGGCAGCAGATATGAATCCAAAGAAAATTGAAGGGGATGACCGTGGTGTGGCTGTGGTTCTTAAATTCCCCAATGAAGAATCCGCTATGAATTGGTTTAATGATCCTGAATACGCATCGGTTAAAAAAATCAGATTAGAAAGCACCAAAAACAATTCAATCTATTTGGCTCAAGAATTTATCCCACCAAATGAATAA
- a CDS encoding TMEM175 family protein: protein MNKGRLEAFSDGVLAIVITIMVLEIKVPHGSESSDLKPLIPIFLSYVLSFIYLGIYWNNHHHMLHTVTKISGGILWANLHLLFWLSLVPFTTGWMGENHFETVPMALYGFVLLMAAIAYFILQNQIIKSQGENSILAKAIGKDIKGKISPIVYIISILLCWVNPWLSASGYILVALMWLIPDKRIERTIN, encoded by the coding sequence ATGAACAAAGGTAGACTTGAAGCTTTTAGCGATGGTGTGTTGGCCATTGTAATTACTATAATGGTTCTGGAAATTAAGGTCCCGCATGGTTCCGAATCTTCAGATTTAAAGCCTTTAATTCCAATTTTTCTCAGTTATGTACTTAGCTTCATTTATTTAGGCATCTATTGGAATAATCATCACCATATGCTTCATACCGTTACTAAAATTTCTGGAGGTATTCTCTGGGCAAATTTACATCTGCTTTTTTGGCTTTCACTAGTACCCTTTACCACTGGATGGATGGGTGAAAACCATTTTGAAACAGTCCCTATGGCGTTGTACGGTTTCGTTCTTTTAATGGCTGCAATAGCCTATTTCATTTTGCAAAATCAAATTATAAAATCCCAAGGTGAAAATTCAATTTTAGCCAAAGCAATTGGAAAAGACATTAAAGGAAAAATTTCCCCCATCGTTTATATAATTTCTATTTTGTTATGTTGGGTGAATCCTTGGCTATCAGCTTCAGGCTATATTTTGGTTGCCTTAATGTGGTTGATTCCGGATAAAAGAATAGAACGAACAATTAATTAA
- a CDS encoding exo-alpha-sialidase produces the protein MIIKLISILLVIFLSIPIEAQSKPYEVDNFFDTSDSLSLGLNYPNGIENITIFMPVINKHQYNHGVVLYPFQDKLFAMWQSSKKNEDENGTQILYSYSKDGENWSAPTQLTKPWNGGIKTSGGWWSFNDDLIAFINVWPYNGKKKQGFTHYKVSKNGLKWSPEKPVLNAENFPIKGIIEQDLDTLVNGRILTAFHMQPGLKITPSFTDNPSAIRGWTMGKIKMPQSNDNMSRGIEPSWFTQSDGSIVMVFRDQESSFKQLAAISNDLGVSWTDPVIVNMPDSRAKQSAGNLVDGTAFIINNPSGNKNRFPLAITLSKDGKHFTKSYLLRNGGSDLPEIQFEGKYKRKGFSYPKSVIWNDYLYVGYATNKETIELTRIPLKSISLNSTQ, from the coding sequence ATGATTATTAAACTCATTTCAATACTACTCGTAATTTTTCTTTCAATCCCAATTGAGGCCCAATCCAAACCTTATGAAGTTGATAATTTTTTTGACACTTCAGACAGTCTATCACTTGGGCTAAACTATCCAAATGGAATTGAAAATATCACCATATTTATGCCTGTTATAAATAAGCATCAGTATAATCATGGAGTTGTACTCTATCCATTTCAAGACAAATTATTTGCAATGTGGCAAAGCTCCAAAAAGAATGAAGATGAGAATGGCACTCAAATACTCTATAGCTATAGTAAGGATGGGGAAAATTGGTCGGCCCCAACACAGCTTACAAAACCATGGAATGGCGGCATAAAAACTTCTGGTGGTTGGTGGAGTTTCAATGATGATTTGATAGCCTTTATTAATGTTTGGCCTTATAACGGAAAGAAAAAACAAGGATTTACACATTATAAGGTGTCCAAAAATGGATTAAAATGGAGTCCGGAGAAACCTGTCCTTAACGCAGAAAACTTCCCTATTAAAGGAATAATTGAACAGGATTTAGATACATTGGTAAACGGCAGAATACTTACTGCATTTCATATGCAACCAGGGTTAAAAATTACACCCTCCTTTACCGACAATCCTTCTGCAATTAGGGGTTGGACTATGGGAAAAATTAAGATGCCACAATCAAATGACAACATGAGCAGAGGTATCGAGCCAAGTTGGTTTACCCAATCAGATGGTTCAATTGTAATGGTTTTTAGAGATCAGGAAAGCAGTTTTAAACAACTAGCAGCAATCAGTAACGACCTAGGTGTTAGTTGGACTGATCCGGTAATTGTAAATATGCCCGATAGTAGAGCCAAGCAAAGCGCCGGAAACCTAGTTGACGGAACAGCATTCATTATTAATAACCCCTCAGGTAATAAAAATCGTTTCCCTTTGGCGATTACCCTAAGCAAAGATGGCAAGCATTTTACAAAATCCTACCTTTTGAGGAATGGAGGTTCAGACTTACCAGAAATTCAATTTGAAGGTAAGTACAAAAGGAAAGGGTTTAGTTACCCCAAGAGCGTTATATGGAACGATTATTTATATGTGGGCTATGCAACCAACAAGGAGACCATAGAGTTGACTCGTATTCCATTAAAAAGTATTTCCTTAAATTCAACACAATGA
- a CDS encoding MFS transporter, with protein MKAIPKHILPVIVISQFCCTSLWFAGNAVMSDLISVFGLQNDALGFLTSAVQLGFIIGTLLFALLNIADRFLPSNVFFGCALIAALFNLGLNLPNNNLLSLASLRFGTGFFLAGIYPVGMKIAADYYDKDLGKSLGYLVGALVLGTSFPHAIKGMGTDLNWTSVVLSVSIASIVGGFLMKFTVPPGPHRKAMPNIHLSAFFKVFKNKSFKSAAFGYFGHMWELYTFWALVPVLLLTYKNIHPKIDLNISLWSFLIIAMGSIGCAVAGKLSIKRGAKRIAGLALFCSGFCCLISPFIFQLDTLELFLAVLLFWGFMVVADSPLFSTLVAKNANPEIKGTALTIVNCIGFAVTIFSIQLITYLGSILSSTFIYLLLALGPIFGLTHLFKKR; from the coding sequence TTGAAAGCCATCCCAAAACATATACTTCCAGTTATTGTTATTTCACAATTCTGCTGTACGTCTCTATGGTTCGCTGGAAATGCGGTGATGAGTGATTTAATTTCAGTCTTTGGACTACAAAATGACGCCCTTGGCTTTTTGACATCTGCAGTACAATTAGGATTTATTATTGGGACACTTTTATTTGCCCTTTTAAATATCGCCGACCGCTTTCTTCCATCTAATGTATTTTTTGGTTGTGCATTAATCGCAGCTTTATTCAATCTTGGTCTAAACCTTCCAAATAATAATTTATTAAGTCTTGCAAGTTTGAGATTTGGAACCGGATTTTTTTTGGCGGGCATTTATCCTGTCGGAATGAAAATTGCCGCTGACTATTACGATAAAGATTTAGGAAAATCTTTAGGGTATTTAGTCGGAGCATTGGTATTAGGCACTTCTTTTCCACATGCCATCAAAGGAATGGGTACGGACCTCAATTGGACTTCAGTAGTTTTATCAGTTTCCATAGCCTCAATCGTTGGTGGTTTTTTAATGAAATTTACAGTGCCTCCAGGTCCCCATCGAAAAGCCATGCCAAATATTCATCTTTCAGCATTTTTTAAAGTTTTTAAAAACAAATCTTTCAAGTCTGCGGCATTCGGTTATTTTGGACACATGTGGGAACTCTATACCTTTTGGGCTTTGGTACCGGTTCTTTTGCTTACTTATAAGAATATTCATCCCAAAATAGATTTAAATATTTCCCTTTGGTCATTTTTAATTATTGCTATGGGCAGCATTGGTTGTGCGGTTGCTGGCAAATTGTCAATTAAACGCGGTGCCAAGAGAATAGCTGGCCTTGCGTTATTTTGTTCAGGTTTTTGTTGCCTAATCTCTCCTTTTATTTTTCAATTAGATACCCTTGAACTCTTTTTGGCAGTATTATTATTTTGGGGGTTTATGGTAGTTGCGGATTCGCCATTATTTTCAACTTTAGTAGCGAAGAATGCAAATCCAGAAATAAAAGGAACAGCCCTGACAATAGTTAATTGCATAGGGTTTGCAGTAACCATTTTCAGCATACAATTAATTACTTATCTTGGAAGTATATTGTCATCCACATTTATTTATTTACTGCTAGCTCTTGGTCCTATATTTGGACTAACCCATTTATTTAAAAAGAGATAA
- a CDS encoding iron chaperone, with protein sequence MADVKSYISSFSGDVQDILIGIRKIILNQVPDAEEEIAYGMPAYKYKGQPLIYYAAFKNHIGVYATPSAHQYFKDKLQSYKSGKGSVQFPLNKPIPYKLIEEMVVYKQNEIDQK encoded by the coding sequence ATGGCAGATGTAAAATCTTATATTTCAAGTTTTTCTGGGGATGTACAGGACATTTTAATTGGAATAAGAAAAATAATATTAAATCAGGTCCCAGATGCAGAAGAAGAAATCGCTTATGGAATGCCCGCATATAAATACAAAGGACAGCCACTGATCTATTATGCAGCCTTCAAAAATCACATAGGGGTTTATGCCACTCCTTCAGCCCATCAATATTTCAAGGATAAACTTCAATCATATAAATCTGGCAAAGGATCGGTTCAATTTCCATTAAATAAACCTATTCCTTATAAATTAATTGAAGAGATGGTCGTGTATAAGCAAAATGAAATTGATCAAAAATAA
- the cydB gene encoding cytochrome d ubiquinol oxidase subunit II, whose product METFLGLDYPTWWFLVVGGLFSGYAILDGFDFGAGAWHLFFKKELSRRIALNAVGPVWDGNEVWLVIGGGALFAGFPIMYATFFSSLYIPFMLFLMFIIFRAIAIEFRSKEEMIWWRKLWDICYSISSIMLAFLLGVVLGNVLQGIAIGENFEYTGGPFLEFLNPYALMTGITTLSLFMSHGAIYLLLKTEGRLYTKLTFLLKKGMIFFMVSFGITTLYTLLYIPHLSDEFKSNPLLFFVPVLVFLSIANVPRLASKRKFKRAFFFSSLTIALLLVLVSIELYPDLLMSSIDPKYTITIYNAAASTKSLKIMLTIVAIGAPLVLGYTAFVYRTFRGKVTLDETSY is encoded by the coding sequence ATGGAAACATTTTTAGGTTTAGATTATCCAACTTGGTGGTTTTTGGTTGTCGGGGGACTTTTCTCTGGTTATGCCATACTAGACGGTTTTGATTTTGGAGCAGGTGCTTGGCATTTATTTTTCAAAAAAGAACTTAGCCGAAGGATAGCATTGAATGCAGTAGGACCAGTTTGGGATGGAAATGAGGTGTGGTTGGTTATTGGTGGAGGCGCCTTATTCGCGGGCTTTCCAATAATGTATGCAACTTTCTTTTCTTCACTTTATATCCCATTCATGCTTTTCTTAATGTTCATAATTTTCAGGGCGATAGCTATAGAATTTCGCAGCAAGGAAGAAATGATATGGTGGAGAAAATTATGGGATATTTGTTATAGTATCTCAAGTATCATGTTGGCTTTTTTGCTAGGGGTTGTTCTGGGAAATGTATTGCAAGGAATTGCCATAGGTGAAAATTTTGAATATACTGGAGGTCCATTCCTTGAATTCTTAAATCCTTATGCACTAATGACAGGAATTACCACTTTATCACTTTTTATGTCACATGGCGCAATTTATCTTCTACTAAAAACAGAAGGGAGACTTTATACTAAATTAACCTTTCTGCTTAAAAAGGGAATGATTTTTTTCATGGTTAGTTTTGGGATAACTACGCTTTACACCTTACTCTACATACCGCATTTATCTGACGAATTTAAAAGCAATCCATTGCTATTCTTTGTTCCAGTTCTAGTTTTTTTGAGCATAGCCAATGTACCGAGATTGGCAAGTAAGCGTAAATTCAAACGGGCATTCTTTTTTTCCTCCTTAACCATAGCCCTTTTATTAGTATTAGTTTCAATAGAGTTGTACCCAGATTTGTTGATGTCCTCCATAGACCCTAAGTACACCATTACAATTTATAATGCGGCCGCTTCTACAAAATCACTCAAAATAATGCTTACCATTGTTGCTATAGGGGCACCATTGGTGTTAGGTTATACGGCCTTTGTCTACAGAACATTTAGAGGCAAGGTTACTTTAGACGAAACAAGTTATTAG